ACGCCTCGACGCTGCCCGCCCCGACGAACAGGGTGCGTTCGTTGAGCAGGAAATCCGGAACGTTGCGCCGGTCGTTCTGGGTGTCGACCACGACCTGGAAGTTGCCCTCGGCGGCCACGTAGCGGCTGAGGTCCTGGATCGACTTCAGCAGCGGCGGCTGGCTGCGGTCGGTCTGCTCCTTGGCGAACGGGTTGCGGAACTCCGGCAGAATGCCGGTCGCCTGCACGCCGAGCAGCACCACCACGGCCAGCGCGGCGGCCCCGAGCAGCACGAGCAGGCCGCGGACCGGCCCACCGGAGCCGCCGCTCGTCGGCCCACCGGAGCCGCCGAGGTCACCGGAGTCACCCGGGCCGCTCGGGCCGCCCGGCACGGGCTCCGTCGGGGTGTCCGACCGTTGCCGGAGATCGTCGCCCGTGGGGTATCCGGGGAACTCCCTCGTAGGCTCGTTGATGCCAGCGTCGCGGGCCATCACGCTCACCGTCCTCGTCAGACACGTCGTCTGTCATTGACGGTACGGCCCCCGTACGACACCCGCGCGTCGAGCGCCCGGAAAGAGCGAACGGGCAGGTCAGGCGAAGGCCGAGACCCCGGTGAGCCGCTGTCCGACGACCAACTGGTGGATCTCCGAGGTGCCCTCGTACGTCAGCACGCTCTCCAGGTTGTTCGCGTGCCGCATCACCGGGTACTCGCCGGAGACGCCGTTGGCGCCGAGGATGGTGCGACACTGCCGGGCGATGGCCAGGGCCTCCCGCACGTTGTTCAGCTTGCCCACGCTGACCTGTTCGGGCCGCAGCCGGCCGGCGTCGGCGAGCCGGCCCAGGTGCAGCGCGAGCAGTTGCCCCTTCACCAGCTCGACGGCCATGTCGGCGAGCTTCGCCTGGGTGAGCTGGAAACCGGCCAACGGGCGACCGAACTGGGTGCGCGTGGTGGCGTACGCCAACGCCGTCTCCAGGCAGTCCCGGGCAGCGCCGACCGAGCCCCACACGATGCCGTACCGGGCTTCGGTGAGGCAGCTCAGCGGGGCCTTGAGCCCGACCGCCTCGGGCAGTTGGGCGTCCGCCGGGAGCCGGACGTCGTCCAGCACGATCTCGCCGGTCACCGACGCCCGCAGCGACATCTTGCGGCGGATCTCGCGGGCCGCGACACCGGGCGTGTCCATCGGTACGGCGAAACCTCGCACGCCGGCGTCGGTGCGCGCCCAGATCACCGCGACGTCGGCGATCGGCGCGTTGGTGATCCACATCTTGCCGCCGGTGAGCACCCAGTCGTCGCCGTCGCGGCGGGCCCGGGTGGTCATCGACGCCGGGTCGGAGCCGTGGTCCGGCTCGGTCAGGCCGAAGCAGCCGATCGCCTCACCGGTCGCCATCGACGGCAGCCAGCGCTGCTTCTGCTCCTCGCTGCCGTAGCGCCAGATGGCGTACATGGCCAGGGAGCCCTGCACGGAGACCAGGGAGCGGACGCCGGAGTCGCCGGCCTCCAGCTCCTGGCAGGCCAACCCGTACGCGACCGCGGAGGCGCCGGCGCAGCCGTACCCGGTCAGGTGCATGCCGAGCAGCCCGAGCTTGCCGAACTCCCGGGCCAGCTCACGGGCCGGCACCCGGCCCTCCTCGTACCAGTCGGCGACGTGCGGGCGCACCCGGTCGTCGATGAGCTGGCGTACGACGTCGCGGATCTGCCGCTCCTCGGCGGTGAGCGACGGGTCCAGGTCGAGCAGGTCCAGTGGAGCGGTCATGGACGCCACCTTAACGAAGACTCAGGCCGATGGGTGCGGACGCGTCATTCGATCGGCTCGGAGAGCACCAGCACCCGGGCGTGGATCTGGTTGCGCTGCTGCAGGGCGGCGCGCAGGGCCCGGTGCAGCCCGTCCTCCAGGTAGAGCCCGCCGTTCCACTGCACCACGTGCGGAAAGAGGTCGCCGTAGAAGGTGGAGTCCTCGGCGAGGAGCTTGTCGAGCGCCAGCTCACGCTTGGTGGTGATCAACTGATCCAGGCGCAGGGGTCGCGGCGGGATCTCCGCCCACTGCTTGAGCGTCAGGTTGTGCTCCGGATAGGGACGCCCGTCCCGGACCGCTCTGAAGATCACGACGGCACGCTCCCCTCCCCGTGGCCGAGCCGACCGGCGGCGCCGAGCCGGGTCGCGGCGGGCACCGCGCGGCGCGGCACCGATGACGCGTGCCAGCCTAGCCGCCCAGCGCACCCCACGTTCTGCTCCCTGATGTCAGTTTCGCTACCGCTCGTCCGATCCTCAACCGGACGAACGGGACGCCGCACTCAACTCCACCGACCGCGCCGTACCACCTCGTCCACCGGACGACGACCTCGGCGCAGCGACGGTGACCTATGGTCGGGTGCGCGGTAACCGATTGTGATGGCTCCGACGGGTCGATGGTCCGCCGGCACGCCGAACGCGTCCCGGTAGGCGACCAGCCGCTGCGGCGGGATGCCGAAGAAACACGCACCCAGCCCCTCGTCCACCGCGGTGAGCAACATCAGCAGCGCGGCGAACCCGGCGTCCACGTACCAGTAGGGCACCGGCCAGCGGTCAGTGGACAGGTCCGTCCAGCCCTTGTCCGGCTCCGCGTACCGCTGGAGGTAGGCCGACTCGTTGGCGTGCGGCACCACGATCAGCGGTGCCCGGCGCATCCCGGCCAGCCAACGCTCGCGCCCGCCGCCGTCCGGGGTGGTGGCGGCCCAGAACCGCTCCCGGTCGGCCGCCTCCTCCAGCACCAGGAAGCCCCAGCCCTGCGCGAACCCGGCCGACGGGGCGCGTACGGCGTGGTCGAGCAGCCGGTCCACCACGTCGGGCGGGACCGGGCGGTCCGGGTCGTAGTTGCGCACCATGCGTCGACGCCTGACGACCTCGGCGAACTCCATCCCGCACCTCCCCGCCGGCCCGGCTCAAGCCCCGGGGCGGATGCCCCAGGCGCCCCGCCAGGTCGCGCCGGGCTTGAGCGTGAGTAGGTCCTTGCCCGAGCGGAACGCGTCCGGCGGGCAGGTCATCGGCTCGATAGCCACCGAACGACGGTGCCGTTCGCCGGTGAGCGCGTCCCCGGTGAACACCTGCCACCAGCCGAACTCCTGGTCCGCCCAGATGCGCACGCCGGACGAGCCGTCCGGCGCGGCAAGGCTGACCGACGAGCCGCCGTCGGCGTCGGCGATCACCTGGCCGAAGCAGAGGTCCAGCTGGGCACGGCCGATCCGGCGGGGGCTG
Above is a window of Micromonospora coriariae DNA encoding:
- a CDS encoding DUF4230 domain-containing protein, translated to MARDAGINEPTREFPGYPTGDDLRQRSDTPTEPVPGGPSGPGDSGDLGGSGGPTSGGSGGPVRGLLVLLGAAALAVVVLLGVQATGILPEFRNPFAKEQTDRSQPPLLKSIQDLSRYVAAEGNFQVVVDTQNDRRNVPDFLLNERTLFVGAGSVEAYVDFGKIGEGAVVESADGTSVEIKLPAPQLGETNLDLEKSYVFSEQRGLLNRLGDLVGNDPNRQQQVYQLAEERITAAARDSGLSARAEENTRKMLEGLLRSLGYQQVTVTYTAP
- a CDS encoding acyl-CoA dehydrogenase family protein, which gives rise to MTAPLDLLDLDPSLTAEERQIRDVVRQLIDDRVRPHVADWYEEGRVPARELAREFGKLGLLGMHLTGYGCAGASAVAYGLACQELEAGDSGVRSLVSVQGSLAMYAIWRYGSEEQKQRWLPSMATGEAIGCFGLTEPDHGSDPASMTTRARRDGDDWVLTGGKMWITNAPIADVAVIWARTDAGVRGFAVPMDTPGVAAREIRRKMSLRASVTGEIVLDDVRLPADAQLPEAVGLKAPLSCLTEARYGIVWGSVGAARDCLETALAYATTRTQFGRPLAGFQLTQAKLADMAVELVKGQLLALHLGRLADAGRLRPEQVSVGKLNNVREALAIARQCRTILGANGVSGEYPVMRHANNLESVLTYEGTSEIHQLVVGQRLTGVSAFA
- a CDS encoding type II toxin-antitoxin system VapB family antitoxin, coding for MIFRAVRDGRPYPEHNLTLKQWAEIPPRPLRLDQLITTKRELALDKLLAEDSTFYGDLFPHVVQWNGGLYLEDGLHRALRAALQQRNQIHARVLVLSEPIE
- a CDS encoding nitroreductase family protein — translated: MEFAEVVRRRRMVRNYDPDRPVPPDVVDRLLDHAVRAPSAGFAQGWGFLVLEEAADRERFWAATTPDGGGRERWLAGMRRAPLIVVPHANESAYLQRYAEPDKGWTDLSTDRWPVPYWYVDAGFAALLMLLTAVDEGLGACFFGIPPQRLVAYRDAFGVPADHRPVGAITIGYRAPDHRSPSLRRGRRPVDEVVRRGRWS